From the genome of Gemmatimonadota bacterium, one region includes:
- a CDS encoding SRPBCC family protein, giving the protein MAIRIEKQFSVDAPPDAVWAFLTDPHRVARCLPGASVTEQIDERTYGGKMTVKVGPVSTSYKGKITFERLDPGARTAELSGRGQDVRGRGGADMRMTSRLVEKNGGTDVTVVSEVNVTGILAQFGRGMIEDVSDQMFQTFTEKMRQELAPPAAAPAGAVEGATTAAAVPPEPEEALDVVSLGAKIGSRAVGRLVRRPIFWVGVAVVAALVYLLLAR; this is encoded by the coding sequence TTTCCTCACCGATCCCCACCGCGTGGCGCGGTGCCTGCCGGGCGCCTCGGTGACCGAGCAGATCGACGAGCGCACGTACGGCGGCAAGATGACCGTCAAGGTGGGGCCCGTCTCCACCAGCTACAAAGGAAAGATCACGTTCGAGCGCCTCGATCCGGGCGCCCGGACCGCCGAATTGAGTGGGCGCGGGCAAGACGTGCGGGGTCGGGGCGGCGCCGACATGCGCATGACCAGTCGGCTCGTCGAGAAAAACGGCGGCACCGACGTCACCGTCGTCTCGGAGGTGAACGTCACCGGCATCCTGGCGCAGTTCGGCCGCGGCATGATCGAGGACGTGAGCGATCAGATGTTCCAGACGTTCACCGAGAAGATGCGCCAGGAGCTGGCGCCGCCGGCCGCCGCGCCCGCGGGCGCAGTAGAGGGTGCAACCACGGCCGCGGCGGTCCCGCCGGAACCCGAAGAGGCCCTCGACGTGGTCTCGCTCGGCGCCAAAATCGGGAGCCGGGCGGTGGGCCGCCTGGTGCGCCGTCCCATCTTCTGGGTCGGCGTGGCGGTCGTCGCCGCCCTCGTGTACCTGCTTCTCGCGCGGTAG
- a CDS encoding xanthine dehydrogenase family protein subunit M produces the protein MIPAAFDYHAPGSLEDAIALLEQHGDEAKVLSGGQSLLPLLKLRLGWATQLVDIGRIPGLEYIKEEDGYLKIGGNTREAALERSDLIRTKYPILLDTTLVIADPVVRNRATVGGNLAHGDPANDHPATMLALGAELVAVGPKGQRTIPITEFFKGLFETALAPSEILTEIRVPSPPPRSGGAYRKLERKVGDYATAAAAAQLTLGKNGKIEVAGIGLTNAGPVPLKGTEAEKFLVGKAPDEKTFAEAARLAARAASPTADWRGSVEYKREMARVMTGRALAAAAQRAGGM, from the coding sequence ATGATTCCCGCAGCGTTCGACTACCATGCTCCCGGATCGCTGGAGGACGCGATCGCGCTGCTCGAGCAGCACGGCGACGAGGCCAAGGTGCTGTCCGGGGGGCAGAGCCTCCTACCGCTCCTGAAACTCCGCCTCGGTTGGGCCACCCAACTCGTGGACATCGGGCGGATCCCGGGGCTCGAGTACATCAAGGAGGAGGACGGGTACCTCAAGATCGGCGGGAACACCCGCGAGGCGGCGCTCGAGCGGTCGGATCTCATCCGCACAAAGTATCCGATCCTGCTGGACACCACGCTCGTGATCGCCGATCCGGTCGTCCGGAATCGTGCCACGGTGGGAGGAAACCTTGCGCACGGCGATCCCGCGAACGACCATCCGGCCACCATGCTCGCCCTCGGTGCAGAGCTCGTGGCTGTGGGCCCCAAGGGGCAGCGGACCATCCCCATCACGGAGTTCTTCAAGGGGTTGTTCGAGACGGCGCTCGCCCCGAGCGAGATCCTCACCGAGATCCGCGTCCCCAGTCCGCCCCCGCGCTCCGGCGGCGCGTACCGGAAGCTGGAGCGCAAGGTGGGCGACTACGCCACGGCGGCGGCGGCCGCACAGCTCACGCTCGGCAAGAACGGCAAGATCGAAGTTGCGGGGATCGGGCTCACGAACGCGGGCCCCGTGCCGCTGAAGGGCACCGAAGCGGAGAAGTTCCTCGTCGGCAAGGCACCGGACGAGAAGACGTTCGCCGAGGCGGCCCGGCTCGCGGCCCGGGCGGCGTCGCCCACGGCGGACTGGCGGGGATCGGTGGAGTACAAACGCGAGATGGCGCGGGTGATGACGGGCCGGGCGCTGGCCGCGGCCGCCCAACGCGCGGGAGGGATGTAG